The following proteins are encoded in a genomic region of Corylus avellana chromosome ca4, CavTom2PMs-1.0:
- the LOC132176961 gene encoding uncharacterized protein LOC132176961 isoform X2, translated as MKEWKLPPVVAPFVVLVAFLIFPVDCESDSVGEWQMLTKQNFSSQTRLHPHILLFVTVPWSGEFRSLMREVTHLVSDRQEEFSSLKLMFMYRNMEKMLADAIGATMEEITILYYHHSISYKYRGRYRAQSILSSVYPYMSLLPEELPLKTLHSPEDLKAFLSSTDKALLLLEFCGWTPKLLAYEKNNGSENDIGDLRGMSFNGETNRSPTLEGKNNQKVAGAEKWKCGIENGFSGVPWLGEFGTVNGSATFEEIENVSSNVVSSCTLQEFQQFDSFFSNFMIIAREFFLPTERHRFGLVLERSMLSSLGLDDPGSWLAMLSIAGCPSCSKILGKEDDLKNVLQMDNSVVMELDGDKRDMGPALPANKPSILLFVDRSSGLSETGGNGKEALDSFRELALQYHVSNQIGEQKRNKPEKSSTQDYQASDSKFKHPRLKLSPTARKIKLKEKLSNIMIINDDKHVTLDKIASNLEGSSLQKILAHLLRQNEEGSLHSLAKELGFQLLSDDIDIKSANTLPSQTVQSSQVSPAVLKEGLVSNIVALDRDQLLQSESLSAHTQEENSIITNGEPPSQYNEEKAAYIDTSRQLISVEPHESVTALEEVATAEYLVVEEKSSEDVVVEEIRSEDVAAPRKISSQVDNLVEQQLDFQGFEGSFFFSDGNYRLLRALTGGSKIPSLVIIDPLSQQHYVLPQESNFSYSSLADFLHGFLNGSLLPYQQSEPVLQSPREATPPPFVNVDFHEVDSIPRVTTHTFSELVLGFNQSGTKNVVHTWNKDVLVLFSNNWCGFCQRMELVVREVYRAVKGNMIALRGGSRNGEKVFSGDNPKDALVKLPLIYLMDCTLNDCSLILKSMDQSEVYPALMLFPAEKKNVVLYDGDMAVADIIKFISHHGSNSHHLISDMGILWSVAEKGGRSRNVFKDASPTEIHDEISDAEDKFHEVLLKDRTPKEVFEYNQIKSDTSKKLHETAPHVVVGSVLIATEKLLSIQPFDKSLVLIVKADQITGFQGLIINKHIRWDSLRELEEGLEMLKEAPLSFGGPLIEHGNPLVSLTRRATKYRYPEVLPGVYFVDQVATIRRIEEFKTDNRSIADYWFFLGYSSWGWEQLFDEIAEGAWGVSDDAMGNLDWP; from the exons ATGAAGGAGTGGAAATTGCCGCCGGTGGTGGCGCCGTTTGTCGTCCTTGTAGCTTTCTTAATATTTCCCGTTGATTGTGAATCGGACAGCGTCGGTGAATGGCAGATGCTCACCAAGCAAAACTTCTCTTCTCAGACCCGACTCCACCCTCATATCCTCCTCTTCGTTACTGTTCCCT GGTCTGGTGAGTTTCGATCTCTGATGAGAGAAGTAACACATCTGGTTTCTGATAGACAAGAGGAGTTTAGTTCGTTAAAGTTGATGTTTATGTATAGAAATATGGAGAAGATGCTGGCAGATGCTATTGGTGCTACTATGGAggaaataacaattttatattaCCACCATTCTATATCTTACAAATATCGAGGGAGATACCGGGCACAAAGTATATTATCATCAGTCTATCCCTATATGTCGCTGTTGCCTGAAGAGCTTCCCCTCAAAACCCTGCATAGTCCAGAGGACTTGAAGGCATTTCTTAGTTCAACTGACAAGGCTTTACTTCTTTTGGAATTTTGTGGATGGACTCCTAAATTGCTGGCCTATGAGAAGAACAATGGATCTGAAAATGATATTG gggATCTTCGTGGAATGAGCTTTAATGGAGAGACAAATAGATCACCGACACTTGAAGGGAAGAATAACCAGAAGGTGGCTG GGGCTGAAAAATGGAAGTGTGGTATTGAAAATGGGTTCAGTGGAGTTCCTTGGCTTGGGGAATTTGGCACAGTAAATGGAAGTGCTACTTTCGAGGAGATTGAGAATGTGAGCTCTAATGTCGTATCATCCTGTACCTTACAAGAATTTCAGCAGTTTGattctttcttctcaaatttcaTGATCATTGCAAGAGAGTTCTTTCTGCCCACTGAAAGGCATAGATTTGGTTTGGTCCTTGAGAGATCAATGCTCTCATCTCTTGGTCTTGATGATCCTGGTTCATGGTTGGCAATGCTTTCCATTGCTGGATGTCCCAGTTGTTCAAAGATTCTTGGAAAGGAGGATGACCTCAAGAATGTTTTACAGATGGATAATTCTGTTGTTATGGAG CTGGACGGTGATAAGCGTGATATGGGACCTGCTTTACCTGCAAATAAGCCGTCTATTCTTCTATTTGTGGATAGATCATCTGGGTTATCAGAAACTGGAGGAAATGGTAAGGAAGCTCTTGATTCTTTTAGAGAACTGGCGTTGCAGTATCATGTGTCAAATCAGATAGGTGAGCAGAAGAGGAACAAACCTGAGAAATCCTCGACCCAAGATTATCAAGCATCGGATAGTAAATTTAAACATCCTAGATTGAAACTATCTCCTACAGCTCGAAAGATTAAATTGAAGGAAAAGTTGTctaatatcatgattataaatGATGATAAACATGTCACTTTGGATAAAATAGCTTCAAATCTAGAAGGCAGTTCCTTGCAGAAGATCTTGGCACACCTTTTACGGCAAAATGAAGAAGGTTCATTACACTCCCTTGCAAAGGAGTTAGGTTTCCAACTTTTATCTGATGACATTGACATCAAGTCGGCGAATACTTTGCCATCGCAGACAGTTCAGTCTAGTCAAGTTTCACCAGCAGTGCTTAAGGAAGGCCTTGTCTCAAATATTGTTGCTCTGGACAGAGACCAGTTACTACAAAGCGAAAGTTTATCTGCTCATACGCAGGAGGAAAATTCTATAATAACTAACGGTGAGCCCCCTTCTCAATATAATGAAGAGAAGGCAGCTTATATTGATACAAGTAGGCAGTTAATATCAGTTGAACCCCACGAATCTGTTACAGCTCTTGAAGAAGTCGCTACTGCTGAATATTTGGTGGTGGAAGAAAAAAGCTCTGAAGATGTTGTGGTGGAAGAGATAAGATCTGAAGATGTGGCGGCTCCACGAAAGATTTCTTCACAGGTGGACAACTTGGTGGAGCAACAACTTGACTTTCAAGGTTTTGAgggttctttcttcttttctgatGGCAACTACCGGTTACTTAGAGCTCTGACTGGTGGATCAAAGATTCCATCCTTGGTAATAATTGATCCCCTTTCACAGCAACATTATGTATTACCCCAGGAGTCAAATTTCAGCTACTCTTCACTTGCTGATTTTCTCCATGGGTTTCTTAATGGAAGTCTTCTTCCATATCAACAGTCAGAACCTGTTCTTCAAAGCCCTAGGGAGGCCACTCCCCCTCCATTTGTTAATGTGGATTTTCATGAGGTGGATTCTATTCCTCGAGTTACAACTCATACATTCTCTGAGCTGGTTCTTGGTTTTAATCAATCTGGCACCAAAAATGTGGTCCATACATGGAATAAGGATGTGTTGGTCCTCTTTAGCAATAATTGGTGCGGGTTTTGCCAGAGAATGGAACTGGTGGTTCGTGAAGTATATCGGGCTGTGAAGGGAAACATGATCGCTTTAAGGGGTGGATCAAGGAATGGGGAAAAAGTGTTTAGTGGTG ACAACCCGAAGGATGCTTTGGTGAAGCTTCCGCTGATCTATTTGATGGACTGCACATTGAATGATTGCAGTTTGATATTAAAATCTATGGATCAG AGTGAAGTTTATCCTGCTCTGATGTTATTTCCAGCAGAAAAGAAGAATGTTGTCCTCTATGATGGAGATATGGCAGTAGCTGATATTATCAAGTTCATATCTCATCATGGAAGCAATTCTCATCATCTTATCAGTGATATGG GAATTCTATGGAGTGTTGCTGAAAAAGGAGGGAGGAGTCGGAATGTATTTAAGGATGCATCACCAACTGAAATTCATGATGAAATTTCAGATGCTGAGGACAAATTCCATGAAGTCCTATTAAAAGACAGGACACCAAAAGAAGTCTTCgaatacaatcaaatcaaatctgacacatcaaaaaaattgCATGAAACGGCTCCTCATGTGGTGGTTGGTTCTGTCCTAATTGCTACTGAAAAACTTCTCAGCATACAACCATTTGATAAGTCACTAGTTCTCATTGTGAAGGCCGACCAAATTACTGGATTTCAAGGTCTAATTATCAACAAGCATATCAGATGGGACTCTCTGCGTGAACTGGAAGAAGGGTTAGAAATGCTAAAAGAGGCACCTCTGTCCTTTGGGGGGCCACTTATAGAACACGGAAATCCGCTGGTCTCGTTAACTCGAAGAGCTACTAAATATCGGTATCCTGAAGTCCTACCAGGTGTTTACTTTGTTGATCAAGTAGCCACAATTCGCCGAATTGAGGAGTTCAAGACAGACAACCGATCCATTGCTGACTACTGGTTTTTCTTGGGCTACTCCAGTTGGGGTTGGGAGCAGCTGTTTGATGAGATTGCTGAAGGAGCTTGGGGTGTAAGCGATGATGCTATGGGAAATTTAGATTGGCCATGA
- the LOC132176961 gene encoding uncharacterized protein LOC132176961 isoform X1, translating to MKEWKLPPVVAPFVVLVAFLIFPVDCESDSVGEWQMLTKQNFSSQTRLHPHILLFVTVPWSGEFRSLMREVTHLVSDRQEEFSSLKLMFMYRNMEKMLADAIGATMEEITILYYHHSISYKYRGRYRAQSILSSVYPYMSLLPEELPLKTLHSPEDLKAFLSSTDKALLLLEFCGWTPKLLAYEKNNGSENDIGDLRGMSFNGETNRSPTLEGKNNQKVAGAEKWKCGIENGFSGVPWLGEFGTVNGSATFEEIENVSSNVVSSCTLQEFQQFDSFFSNFMIIAREFFLPTERHRFGLVLERSMLSSLGLDDPGSWLAMLSIAGCPSCSKILGKEDDLKNVLQMDNSVVMELDGDKRDMGPALPANKPSILLFVDRSSGLSETGGNGKEALDSFRELALQYHVSNQIGEQKRNKPEKSSTQDYQASDSKFKHPRLKLSPTARKIKLKEKLSNIMIINDDKHVTLDKIASNLEGSSLQKILAHLLRQNEEGSLHSLAKELGFQLLSDDIDIKSANTLPSQTVQSSQVSPAVLKEGLVSNIVALDRDQLLQSESLSAHTQEENSIITNGEPPSQYNEEKAAYIDTSRQLISVEPHESVTALEEVATAEYLVVEEKSSEDVVVEEIRSEDVAAPRKISSQVDNLVEQQLDFQGFEGSFFFSDGNYRLLRALTGGSKIPSLVIIDPLSQQHYVLPQESNFSYSSLADFLHGFLNGSLLPYQQSEPVLQSPREATPPPFVNVDFHEVDSIPRVTTHTFSELVLGFNQSGTKNVVHTWNKDVLVLFSNNWCGFCQRMELVVREVYRAVKGNMIALRGGSRNGEKVFSGADNPKDALVKLPLIYLMDCTLNDCSLILKSMDQSEVYPALMLFPAEKKNVVLYDGDMAVADIIKFISHHGSNSHHLISDMGILWSVAEKGGRSRNVFKDASPTEIHDEISDAEDKFHEVLLKDRTPKEVFEYNQIKSDTSKKLHETAPHVVVGSVLIATEKLLSIQPFDKSLVLIVKADQITGFQGLIINKHIRWDSLRELEEGLEMLKEAPLSFGGPLIEHGNPLVSLTRRATKYRYPEVLPGVYFVDQVATIRRIEEFKTDNRSIADYWFFLGYSSWGWEQLFDEIAEGAWGVSDDAMGNLDWP from the exons ATGAAGGAGTGGAAATTGCCGCCGGTGGTGGCGCCGTTTGTCGTCCTTGTAGCTTTCTTAATATTTCCCGTTGATTGTGAATCGGACAGCGTCGGTGAATGGCAGATGCTCACCAAGCAAAACTTCTCTTCTCAGACCCGACTCCACCCTCATATCCTCCTCTTCGTTACTGTTCCCT GGTCTGGTGAGTTTCGATCTCTGATGAGAGAAGTAACACATCTGGTTTCTGATAGACAAGAGGAGTTTAGTTCGTTAAAGTTGATGTTTATGTATAGAAATATGGAGAAGATGCTGGCAGATGCTATTGGTGCTACTATGGAggaaataacaattttatattaCCACCATTCTATATCTTACAAATATCGAGGGAGATACCGGGCACAAAGTATATTATCATCAGTCTATCCCTATATGTCGCTGTTGCCTGAAGAGCTTCCCCTCAAAACCCTGCATAGTCCAGAGGACTTGAAGGCATTTCTTAGTTCAACTGACAAGGCTTTACTTCTTTTGGAATTTTGTGGATGGACTCCTAAATTGCTGGCCTATGAGAAGAACAATGGATCTGAAAATGATATTG gggATCTTCGTGGAATGAGCTTTAATGGAGAGACAAATAGATCACCGACACTTGAAGGGAAGAATAACCAGAAGGTGGCTG GGGCTGAAAAATGGAAGTGTGGTATTGAAAATGGGTTCAGTGGAGTTCCTTGGCTTGGGGAATTTGGCACAGTAAATGGAAGTGCTACTTTCGAGGAGATTGAGAATGTGAGCTCTAATGTCGTATCATCCTGTACCTTACAAGAATTTCAGCAGTTTGattctttcttctcaaatttcaTGATCATTGCAAGAGAGTTCTTTCTGCCCACTGAAAGGCATAGATTTGGTTTGGTCCTTGAGAGATCAATGCTCTCATCTCTTGGTCTTGATGATCCTGGTTCATGGTTGGCAATGCTTTCCATTGCTGGATGTCCCAGTTGTTCAAAGATTCTTGGAAAGGAGGATGACCTCAAGAATGTTTTACAGATGGATAATTCTGTTGTTATGGAG CTGGACGGTGATAAGCGTGATATGGGACCTGCTTTACCTGCAAATAAGCCGTCTATTCTTCTATTTGTGGATAGATCATCTGGGTTATCAGAAACTGGAGGAAATGGTAAGGAAGCTCTTGATTCTTTTAGAGAACTGGCGTTGCAGTATCATGTGTCAAATCAGATAGGTGAGCAGAAGAGGAACAAACCTGAGAAATCCTCGACCCAAGATTATCAAGCATCGGATAGTAAATTTAAACATCCTAGATTGAAACTATCTCCTACAGCTCGAAAGATTAAATTGAAGGAAAAGTTGTctaatatcatgattataaatGATGATAAACATGTCACTTTGGATAAAATAGCTTCAAATCTAGAAGGCAGTTCCTTGCAGAAGATCTTGGCACACCTTTTACGGCAAAATGAAGAAGGTTCATTACACTCCCTTGCAAAGGAGTTAGGTTTCCAACTTTTATCTGATGACATTGACATCAAGTCGGCGAATACTTTGCCATCGCAGACAGTTCAGTCTAGTCAAGTTTCACCAGCAGTGCTTAAGGAAGGCCTTGTCTCAAATATTGTTGCTCTGGACAGAGACCAGTTACTACAAAGCGAAAGTTTATCTGCTCATACGCAGGAGGAAAATTCTATAATAACTAACGGTGAGCCCCCTTCTCAATATAATGAAGAGAAGGCAGCTTATATTGATACAAGTAGGCAGTTAATATCAGTTGAACCCCACGAATCTGTTACAGCTCTTGAAGAAGTCGCTACTGCTGAATATTTGGTGGTGGAAGAAAAAAGCTCTGAAGATGTTGTGGTGGAAGAGATAAGATCTGAAGATGTGGCGGCTCCACGAAAGATTTCTTCACAGGTGGACAACTTGGTGGAGCAACAACTTGACTTTCAAGGTTTTGAgggttctttcttcttttctgatGGCAACTACCGGTTACTTAGAGCTCTGACTGGTGGATCAAAGATTCCATCCTTGGTAATAATTGATCCCCTTTCACAGCAACATTATGTATTACCCCAGGAGTCAAATTTCAGCTACTCTTCACTTGCTGATTTTCTCCATGGGTTTCTTAATGGAAGTCTTCTTCCATATCAACAGTCAGAACCTGTTCTTCAAAGCCCTAGGGAGGCCACTCCCCCTCCATTTGTTAATGTGGATTTTCATGAGGTGGATTCTATTCCTCGAGTTACAACTCATACATTCTCTGAGCTGGTTCTTGGTTTTAATCAATCTGGCACCAAAAATGTGGTCCATACATGGAATAAGGATGTGTTGGTCCTCTTTAGCAATAATTGGTGCGGGTTTTGCCAGAGAATGGAACTGGTGGTTCGTGAAGTATATCGGGCTGTGAAGGGAAACATGATCGCTTTAAGGGGTGGATCAAGGAATGGGGAAAAAGTGTTTAGTGGTG CAGACAACCCGAAGGATGCTTTGGTGAAGCTTCCGCTGATCTATTTGATGGACTGCACATTGAATGATTGCAGTTTGATATTAAAATCTATGGATCAG AGTGAAGTTTATCCTGCTCTGATGTTATTTCCAGCAGAAAAGAAGAATGTTGTCCTCTATGATGGAGATATGGCAGTAGCTGATATTATCAAGTTCATATCTCATCATGGAAGCAATTCTCATCATCTTATCAGTGATATGG GAATTCTATGGAGTGTTGCTGAAAAAGGAGGGAGGAGTCGGAATGTATTTAAGGATGCATCACCAACTGAAATTCATGATGAAATTTCAGATGCTGAGGACAAATTCCATGAAGTCCTATTAAAAGACAGGACACCAAAAGAAGTCTTCgaatacaatcaaatcaaatctgacacatcaaaaaaattgCATGAAACGGCTCCTCATGTGGTGGTTGGTTCTGTCCTAATTGCTACTGAAAAACTTCTCAGCATACAACCATTTGATAAGTCACTAGTTCTCATTGTGAAGGCCGACCAAATTACTGGATTTCAAGGTCTAATTATCAACAAGCATATCAGATGGGACTCTCTGCGTGAACTGGAAGAAGGGTTAGAAATGCTAAAAGAGGCACCTCTGTCCTTTGGGGGGCCACTTATAGAACACGGAAATCCGCTGGTCTCGTTAACTCGAAGAGCTACTAAATATCGGTATCCTGAAGTCCTACCAGGTGTTTACTTTGTTGATCAAGTAGCCACAATTCGCCGAATTGAGGAGTTCAAGACAGACAACCGATCCATTGCTGACTACTGGTTTTTCTTGGGCTACTCCAGTTGGGGTTGGGAGCAGCTGTTTGATGAGATTGCTGAAGGAGCTTGGGGTGTAAGCGATGATGCTATGGGAAATTTAGATTGGCCATGA